A genomic stretch from Desulfatitalea tepidiphila includes:
- a CDS encoding sigma-54-dependent transcriptional regulator, whose product MTDCRILFVDDDKDILMMVEQYLQMQGYDITTVDSGMKALDLVKDQDIDIIFTDYKMPEFNGLELLAAVKQYKPSIEVIIVTGYGSMESAIQAMKFGSYDYLQKPFKLDHLKLIIDRITGERKVKDKKALVRKRGQQRHRFHGLIGISPPMQQVYELLETVSQQNPMVLIQGESGTGKELVARTIHSMSERRENAFVPVNCSGITDGVPEEEMVSHVRALMQKVHGGSIYLDEIADLAPALRLSILQALKDEQKKEGTTTRVIAATSKELGEVIASGALKKNFFDLLNAVVFRLPPLRERLEDICLLINHFIHMACAKHNRRTIGVSPEALDILMDYHWPGNLIQLQNVIDRALALGVEESIQPADLPAEIQTFSTISKMS is encoded by the coding sequence ATGACTGATTGCCGCATTCTTTTTGTAGATGACGACAAAGATATATTGATGATGGTCGAGCAGTATCTGCAAATGCAAGGCTATGATATCACTACGGTCGACAGTGGAATGAAGGCCCTCGACCTGGTCAAGGATCAGGATATCGACATCATCTTCACCGATTACAAAATGCCCGAGTTCAACGGTTTGGAGTTGCTGGCGGCCGTCAAACAATACAAGCCCAGCATCGAGGTGATCATCGTCACGGGCTATGGTTCGATGGAGTCGGCCATTCAGGCGATGAAATTCGGCAGTTACGATTACCTGCAAAAGCCCTTCAAGCTCGACCACCTCAAGCTGATCATCGACCGCATCACCGGTGAGCGCAAGGTCAAGGACAAGAAAGCCCTGGTGCGCAAACGAGGGCAGCAGCGTCATCGATTCCATGGACTGATCGGGATCAGTCCGCCGATGCAGCAGGTCTATGAACTCCTCGAAACCGTCAGCCAGCAGAACCCCATGGTCCTGATTCAGGGCGAAAGCGGTACCGGAAAGGAGTTGGTGGCGCGCACCATTCACTCTATGAGCGAACGACGGGAAAACGCCTTCGTTCCGGTCAACTGCAGCGGCATCACCGATGGCGTGCCCGAGGAGGAGATGGTCAGCCATGTGAGGGCCCTGATGCAAAAGGTCCACGGAGGTTCGATCTACCTGGATGAAATCGCGGACCTGGCGCCCGCGTTGCGTCTCTCCATTCTGCAGGCCTTGAAAGACGAGCAGAAAAAGGAGGGCACCACCACCCGGGTGATCGCCGCCACCAGCAAGGAGTTGGGCGAAGTGATCGCCAGCGGCGCCCTGAAGAAGAACTTTTTCGACCTGCTAAATGCCGTCGTCTTCCGTTTGCCGCCCCTGCGCGAACGGCTCGAAGATATTTGCCTGCTCATCAACCATTTTATCCATATGGCCTGCGCCAAACACAATCGCCGCACCATCGGTGTCTCTCCCGAAGCACTGGATATCCTCATGGATTACCACTGGCCGGGCAACCTGATCCAACTGCAGAACGTGATCGATCGGGCATTGGCCCTGGGTGTCGAAGAGTCCATCCAGCCGGCGGACCTGCCGGCGGAGATACAGACGTTCTCAACCATCTCCAAAATGAGCTGA
- a CDS encoding arsenate reductase/protein-tyrosine-phosphatase family protein, with amino-acid sequence MFDILMVCTGNICRSPMAEGLLRHLLPTELRHHVRVSSAGTYAMHGNRAAPHAEAVMARSGIDISDHRARMVSPDLVRRADLSLAMAQEHLRTLRGMLLFGKSSVKLLTAFSTDPDQRDRDVEDPYGGPLEMYQASLKVIQPAVEGLVEWLLAQPGITEK; translated from the coding sequence ATGTTCGATATCTTGATGGTGTGCACCGGCAACATCTGCCGAAGCCCCATGGCCGAAGGGTTGTTGCGCCATCTGCTGCCAACGGAGCTCAGACACCATGTGCGCGTCTCTTCGGCCGGCACCTATGCCATGCACGGCAATCGAGCGGCCCCCCATGCGGAGGCCGTCATGGCCAGGTCGGGAATCGACATCAGCGACCACCGGGCCCGGATGGTGAGCCCCGATCTGGTGCGTCGGGCCGATTTGAGCCTGGCCATGGCCCAGGAGCACCTGAGGACGCTGCGCGGCATGCTGCTTTTCGGCAAGAGCAGTGTGAAGTTGTTGACTGCCTTCTCGACCGATCCGGATCAACGGGACCGCGACGTGGAAGACCCCTATGGCGGGCCTTTGGAGATGTACCAGGCAAGCCTGAAGGTCATTCAACCCGCGGTGGAAGGGCTGGTCGAGTGGCTTCTGGCGCAGCCCGGCATTACGGAAAAATGA
- a CDS encoding transcriptional regulator, which produces MSQTIRQRIIAELRQREMDLYQIAQLLGMTEKETLTHLPHVQKSVTAQGGRLLVRPARCDGCGYEFTSRQRLAPPGRCPKCKQSRISGPWYAVKLRGQPER; this is translated from the coding sequence ATGAGCCAAACCATCCGACAACGCATCATCGCGGAACTCCGGCAGCGGGAGATGGATCTTTACCAAATCGCCCAACTCCTCGGAATGACAGAAAAAGAGACCCTTACCCATCTGCCGCACGTTCAGAAATCAGTGACCGCCCAGGGCGGCCGACTCCTGGTCAGACCCGCCCGCTGCGACGGATGCGGCTATGAATTCACGTCGCGGCAGCGGCTGGCACCGCCGGGACGCTGCCCGAAATGCAAACAATCGAGAATCTCTGGACCGTGGTACGCCGTGAAGCTTCGGGGCCAACCCGAACGATGA
- a CDS encoding ABC transporter ATP-binding protein: protein MIHVEGLTKYYDDFCAVDHIDLDIKGGEIVGLLGPNGAGKTTTLRMLTGYFQPSAGDIQVKSHSIYENPLAIKRLIGYLPESAPLYKSMIVYDYLDHVARIRGLSGEAKQRRIVELADMCALRGIMHKTIDTLSKGLKQRVGLAHAMMSDPEILILDEPTSGLDPNQIVEIREIIKKIGREKTVILSTHILSEAEATCDRIVIINKGRIIADGSTQQLTASKDGECQIQLGLMGVAADEAVALLKTVPGVDRAAALPIDTPGIVPCSVVSRADRDIRPDLYAAVKATDWVLVELSQETRNLETIFRELTRE from the coding sequence ATGATCCATGTTGAAGGCCTGACTAAATACTACGACGATTTTTGCGCCGTGGATCACATCGACCTGGACATCAAGGGGGGCGAGATCGTGGGGCTGCTGGGCCCCAACGGCGCGGGCAAAACCACCACCTTGAGGATGCTGACCGGCTATTTCCAGCCCTCGGCCGGGGACATCCAGGTAAAATCGCATTCGATCTACGAAAACCCGCTGGCCATCAAGCGCCTGATCGGCTATCTGCCCGAATCGGCCCCTTTGTACAAAAGCATGATCGTCTATGACTACCTGGACCATGTGGCGCGCATCCGCGGCCTGTCCGGGGAGGCCAAGCAACGCCGCATCGTCGAACTGGCCGATATGTGCGCCCTGCGGGGCATCATGCACAAAACCATCGACACCCTTTCCAAGGGGCTCAAACAGCGCGTGGGCCTGGCCCATGCCATGATGAGCGACCCGGAGATTCTCATCCTCGATGAACCCACTTCGGGACTCGACCCCAATCAAATTGTGGAAATTCGTGAAATCATTAAAAAGATTGGACGGGAAAAGACCGTCATTCTCTCCACGCACATTCTCAGCGAGGCCGAGGCCACGTGCGACCGCATCGTCATCATCAATAAGGGAAGAATCATTGCCGACGGCAGCACCCAGCAGCTCACTGCAAGCAAGGACGGCGAATGCCAAATCCAGCTCGGCCTGATGGGTGTGGCCGCCGACGAGGCAGTGGCGCTCCTGAAGACGGTGCCCGGTGTGGACCGGGCCGCGGCCCTTCCCATCGACACGCCCGGGATCGTGCCCTGCAGCGTGGTCAGCCGGGCCGATCGAGACATCCGGCCCGACCTGTACGCGGCGGTCAAAGCCACCGACTGGGTCCTTGTGGAGTTGAGCCAGGAGACCAGGAACCTCGAAACCATTTTCCGTGAATTGACCAGGGAGTAG
- a CDS encoding ABC transporter permease yields the protein MRQALLIFSKEFKDYFVSPIAYIVIAVFLIVTGWLFFSTFFIFDQADMRRFFNLLPFIFALVVPIITMRLFSEEINVGSYELLLTLPVTFRDIIIGKFLAAVAFAGAILVPTLSYAIFISAVGDLDWGATLGGYLGAILLAGAYAAIGLFASSLTRNQIIACIVAMVICVTLAIIDQMLFFFPQTILDVITFISASAHFNNIAKGIVDSRDLLYFLSVAFLGLYATHLSMEEK from the coding sequence ATGCGCCAGGCACTGCTCATTTTCAGCAAAGAGTTCAAGGATTATTTCGTTTCACCCATCGCCTACATCGTCATCGCCGTCTTTCTGATCGTCACCGGCTGGCTCTTTTTCTCCACCTTCTTCATTTTCGATCAGGCGGACATGCGGCGGTTTTTCAACCTGCTGCCCTTCATCTTCGCGCTGGTAGTGCCGATCATCACCATGCGGCTCTTTTCCGAGGAGATCAACGTCGGCTCCTACGAACTGTTGCTTACCCTGCCGGTCACCTTCCGCGACATCATCATCGGCAAGTTCCTGGCCGCCGTGGCCTTTGCCGGAGCGATCCTGGTCCCCACGCTCTCCTATGCGATTTTCATCAGCGCGGTCGGCGATCTGGACTGGGGCGCCACCCTGGGCGGATACCTAGGCGCCATCCTGCTGGCCGGGGCCTATGCCGCCATCGGCCTGTTCGCCTCGTCGCTGACCCGTAACCAGATTATCGCCTGCATCGTGGCCATGGTCATCTGCGTGACACTGGCCATCATCGACCAGATGCTCTTTTTCTTTCCGCAGACCATTCTGGATGTCATCACCTTCATCAGCGCCAGCGCCCACTTCAACAACATCGCCAAGGGAATCGTGGACTCGCGCGACCTGCTCTACTTTTTGAGCGTTGCTTTCCTGGGACTGTATGCCACCCATCTGTCGATGGAAGAGAAATAG
- a CDS encoding Gldg family protein, which yields MKATPRSHAKYIKFGLYALIVILINIAGIRLFFRGDLTQNGIYSLSPVSVKVAETLTEPLTVKVFFTRDLPAPHNTTEIYLRDLLGEYALNNQKYFRVHFYDVSPETEGVSEAARENQQMARDYGIHPVQIQIVEQDELKFKQAYMGLVMIHGDIIERIPTITTTDGLEYQLTTAIQKLNHKVSALLALDGNIKATLVLSSDLFKVAPYMNLKHLDQYPEEIKAVVDRMKAKTYGKLEFERIDPSRAGTSSQGLDGFNLLRLQWPDIEKANIAAGQGTIGMLLQYKDKTREIPLLRVVRVPIFGDQYQLTSVEELEDLINTNIERLININEDVGYLTAYGTLDIGGGSPLGPQEDSLNLFGNLLNKTYTVKPIDLKEETIAPGLKSMVIVRPIEKMSDYDLYQIDQALMRGTNLALFIDAFEEKMPANQGPFMSNQMPTFVPLDTGLEEMLAHYGVRIKQAVVLDEKCHRQVKPRQQGGGEQPIYFIPKIEGANINKDLDYLKNIKGLFAYLVSPLELDNERIAAQEVKAHELFASSERSWEMRDRIVLNPMFLTPPASDTEMARRPLAYLLEGVFTSYFKDKPMPEKPAKDDADSSSDQPTEEAAADADKSVETADLSQIQDQGGFRETSMPAKIFVVASSKMLSDQLLDENGQSPNTMFVLNMIDALNDREAVAAMRSKEQRFNPLAPTTNSTKVLIKSFNMVGLPILVVGFGLLVWWRRHARRKMIQQIFGQ from the coding sequence ATGAAAGCCACTCCCCGCAGCCATGCCAAGTATATCAAATTCGGGCTCTATGCCCTGATCGTCATACTGATCAACATCGCGGGCATCCGCCTCTTCTTCAGGGGCGACCTGACCCAGAACGGCATCTACTCTCTTTCGCCGGTCAGTGTGAAGGTCGCCGAGACGCTCACCGAGCCGCTGACCGTCAAGGTGTTTTTCACCAGGGACCTGCCCGCGCCCCACAACACCACCGAGATCTACCTGCGCGACCTGCTCGGAGAATACGCCCTCAACAACCAGAAGTACTTCCGGGTCCACTTCTACGACGTGAGCCCCGAGACCGAAGGGGTGAGCGAGGCGGCCCGCGAAAACCAGCAGATGGCCCGCGACTACGGCATCCATCCGGTTCAGATCCAGATCGTCGAACAGGACGAACTCAAGTTCAAGCAGGCCTATATGGGGTTGGTGATGATCCACGGGGACATCATCGAGCGCATCCCCACCATCACCACCACCGATGGGCTCGAGTACCAGTTGACCACGGCCATCCAGAAGCTCAACCACAAGGTCAGCGCCCTGCTGGCCCTGGATGGCAACATCAAGGCGACCCTGGTTCTCTCTTCCGACCTGTTCAAGGTGGCGCCCTACATGAACCTGAAACATCTGGACCAATACCCCGAAGAGATCAAGGCGGTCGTGGACCGCATGAAGGCCAAAACCTACGGCAAGCTTGAATTCGAGCGTATCGACCCCAGCCGGGCCGGCACATCGAGCCAAGGGCTGGACGGTTTCAATCTGCTCCGGCTGCAATGGCCGGATATCGAAAAGGCCAATATCGCCGCCGGCCAGGGCACCATCGGAATGCTGTTGCAGTACAAGGACAAAACCCGCGAAATCCCGCTGCTGCGGGTGGTACGGGTTCCGATTTTTGGTGACCAGTACCAGCTCACTTCGGTGGAAGAATTGGAAGATCTGATCAACACCAACATCGAACGGCTGATCAACATCAATGAGGATGTCGGCTACTTGACTGCCTACGGCACGTTGGACATCGGCGGCGGCAGCCCGCTCGGCCCCCAGGAGGACAGCCTGAACCTGTTCGGCAACCTGCTTAACAAAACCTACACTGTAAAGCCGATCGACCTGAAGGAGGAGACGATTGCCCCAGGGCTGAAAAGCATGGTGATCGTGCGGCCCATCGAAAAAATGTCCGACTACGATCTCTATCAGATCGACCAGGCCCTGATGCGCGGCACCAACCTGGCGCTCTTCATCGACGCCTTCGAGGAGAAGATGCCCGCCAACCAGGGACCGTTCATGTCCAACCAGATGCCCACGTTCGTGCCCCTGGACACGGGCCTGGAAGAGATGCTGGCCCATTACGGTGTCCGGATCAAACAGGCCGTGGTGCTGGATGAAAAGTGCCATCGCCAGGTCAAACCGCGGCAGCAGGGCGGCGGCGAGCAACCGATCTATTTCATTCCCAAAATCGAGGGCGCCAACATCAACAAAGATTTGGATTACCTTAAAAATATCAAGGGCCTGTTTGCCTATCTGGTCTCGCCCCTGGAGCTGGACAATGAACGGATCGCGGCCCAGGAGGTCAAGGCCCACGAGTTGTTCGCCTCGTCCGAGCGCTCATGGGAGATGCGCGACCGCATCGTTCTGAACCCCATGTTCCTCACGCCGCCGGCATCGGACACCGAAATGGCCCGCCGACCCCTGGCCTACCTGCTCGAAGGCGTCTTTACCAGCTATTTCAAGGACAAACCCATGCCCGAAAAACCGGCCAAGGATGATGCGGACAGCTCGTCCGACCAGCCAACGGAAGAAGCGGCCGCCGACGCGGACAAGTCGGTTGAAACGGCCGACCTCTCCCAGATCCAGGACCAGGGTGGTTTCAGGGAAACCAGCATGCCGGCCAAAATATTCGTCGTGGCCTCCTCCAAGATGCTCTCGGACCAGTTGCTGGACGAAAACGGTCAGAGCCCCAACACCATGTTCGTGCTCAACATGATCGACGCCCTCAACGACCGCGAGGCGGTCGCAGCCATGCGCAGCAAGGAGCAACGCTTCAACCCGCTGGCGCCGACCACCAACAGCACCAAGGTGTTGATCAAATCCTTCAACATGGTGGGCCTGCCCATCCTGGTGGTGGGATTTGGACTGCTGGTGTGGTGGCGCCGCCATGCCCGCCGTAAAATGATTCAGCAGATTTTCGGTCAATAA
- a CDS encoding DUF4340 domain-containing protein, which produces MKVKKEYVILVLVIVALVFYLTLQSANHEPGELPQPARVESADIDCMVVSGQPDGSVELVKKDEKWFIQPQAYPADTVKVKNMANAAAQLTLTALVSESGSYERYGLAEGKRITVDAFRGADAVRRFHIGEPAPTFQHTFVLIDGDPNVYHARGQLKRTFEHTIADLRDKTILDLSRESIATMTLSKGDRTIALTRKEIAPPAGETQEDKAETPSPPPSTKVEWHDAQGQVVAKEEVDALLNGIARLNCDGYLDDTVKDGLGAPRWQITLKDDQGEYAVQVFAPENDTADKIPAASSATPYPFVLNKSRVENFEKSIDKLMRIEEAGK; this is translated from the coding sequence ATGAAAGTCAAAAAGGAATACGTCATCCTCGTATTGGTCATCGTGGCACTGGTGTTTTACCTCACCCTGCAATCCGCCAATCACGAACCCGGTGAGTTGCCTCAGCCAGCCAGGGTGGAGAGCGCGGATATCGACTGCATGGTGGTTTCCGGTCAACCGGACGGTTCGGTGGAACTGGTCAAGAAAGACGAAAAATGGTTCATTCAACCCCAGGCCTATCCGGCGGACACCGTCAAGGTGAAAAACATGGCCAATGCCGCCGCCCAGCTGACCCTCACGGCCCTGGTGTCCGAGTCGGGGAGCTACGAACGCTACGGGCTGGCCGAAGGCAAACGCATCACGGTGGACGCCTTCCGGGGCGCCGATGCCGTTCGACGCTTCCATATCGGCGAACCGGCACCGACTTTCCAGCACACCTTCGTGCTGATTGACGGCGATCCCAATGTCTATCATGCCCGGGGACAGCTCAAGCGCACGTTCGAGCACACCATCGCGGACCTGAGAGACAAAACCATTCTCGACCTTTCCCGGGAGAGCATCGCCACGATGACCCTGAGCAAGGGGGATCGCACCATCGCGTTGACCAGAAAGGAGATCGCCCCGCCGGCCGGTGAGACCCAGGAAGACAAAGCCGAAACCCCATCCCCGCCACCATCCACGAAGGTCGAATGGCACGATGCCCAGGGCCAGGTTGTGGCAAAAGAAGAGGTCGATGCGCTGCTGAACGGCATCGCGCGATTGAATTGTGACGGGTACCTGGACGACACGGTCAAAGATGGCTTGGGCGCTCCCCGTTGGCAGATCACCCTCAAGGACGATCAAGGCGAGTATGCCGTGCAGGTGTTTGCCCCCGAGAATGACACGGCGGACAAGATACCGGCCGCCTCGTCGGCCACCCCCTATCCTTTCGTGTTGAACAAGAGCCGCGTGGAAAATTTCGAAAAAAGCATCGACAAGCTGATGAGGATCGAAGAAGCGGGAAAATAG
- the gcvH gene encoding glycine cleavage system protein GcvH, whose product MKEIDELKFPEDVYYSKDHEWARKEGGLVTVGISDYAQDQLGDIVFVELPEKGSKLEQGEEFGSVESVKAVSELFMPVAGEVVEINGDLEDSPELVNNDPYDGGWMLKVKPAGADPFAKLMDRGAYLAMLKG is encoded by the coding sequence ATGAAAGAGATCGACGAACTCAAATTCCCCGAAGACGTATACTACAGCAAGGACCATGAATGGGCCCGCAAGGAGGGCGGCCTGGTGACCGTCGGCATCAGCGACTATGCCCAGGACCAGCTGGGCGACATCGTCTTCGTGGAGTTACCTGAGAAGGGCAGCAAACTCGAGCAGGGTGAAGAGTTCGGGTCGGTGGAGTCGGTCAAGGCGGTTTCGGAGCTCTTCATGCCGGTGGCCGGTGAGGTGGTCGAAATCAACGGCGACCTGGAAGACAGCCCGGAGCTGGTCAACAACGATCCTTACGACGGCGGCTGGATGCTGAAGGTCAAGCCCGCCGGCGCCGACCCGTTCGCCAAACTCATGGATCGCGGCGCCTATCTGGCCATGCTGAAAGGATAA
- the gcvPA gene encoding aminomethyl-transferring glycine dehydrogenase subunit GcvPA, whose translation MRYMPHTESDIAAMLAAVGVKTVDGLFADVPEPCRHSTPLNLPPALSEWDLDRHMEHLAGQTATAPAYNIFLGAGSYDHHIPETIKQLLRRGELYTAYTPYQPEVSQGTLQAIYEYQTLVCRLLGMEVANASMYDGASALAEALLMAIRTTKRRRVAVSRAVHPNYRRVVETYLRPTGFEIVDLPYGTDGRTDLALLADKSELAAVALQSPNFFGCIEDLQAAESRIHADDATLMIVAFNEPLAYGLYEAPGRLGADIVCGEGQSLGIPRSFGGPGVGLFACRMKHVRSMPGRLVGRAKDAEGRRGFVLTLSTREQHIRRERATSNICTNQGLCALAAAMYMASLGRTGFRQLARLNFDKAGYLKHALQAAGAELPFSAPVFNEFVVRWPQASSAPYRRLVEAKIVAGLPLAPYYPELADHYLLCATETCSKAGMDALVEEVTR comes from the coding sequence ATGCGGTACATGCCTCACACCGAATCGGATATCGCAGCCATGCTGGCGGCCGTGGGAGTAAAAACAGTGGATGGGCTTTTCGCCGACGTTCCCGAACCGTGCCGGCATTCCACACCGCTGAACCTTCCACCGGCCCTGAGTGAATGGGACCTGGACCGCCACATGGAGCACCTGGCCGGCCAGACGGCCACGGCGCCCGCCTATAACATATTCCTCGGGGCCGGCAGCTACGATCATCATATTCCCGAAACCATCAAGCAGCTGCTGCGCCGCGGCGAACTCTATACGGCCTACACCCCCTACCAGCCCGAAGTGAGCCAGGGCACGCTCCAGGCCATATACGAATACCAGACCCTGGTCTGCCGCCTGCTCGGCATGGAGGTGGCCAACGCTTCCATGTACGATGGCGCCTCGGCCCTGGCCGAAGCGCTGCTCATGGCCATTCGCACCACCAAGCGGCGGCGCGTGGCCGTTTCCCGGGCCGTTCACCCCAATTACCGGCGAGTGGTGGAGACCTATCTTCGGCCCACCGGTTTCGAAATCGTCGACCTGCCCTACGGAACCGACGGCCGCACCGACCTGGCGCTCCTGGCGGATAAAAGCGAGCTTGCGGCCGTGGCCCTCCAGTCGCCCAACTTCTTCGGCTGCATCGAAGATCTCCAGGCGGCCGAAAGTCGGATCCACGCAGACGACGCGACCTTGATGATCGTGGCATTCAACGAGCCGCTGGCCTACGGCCTGTACGAGGCGCCCGGCCGCCTTGGAGCGGACATCGTCTGCGGCGAGGGCCAGAGCCTGGGCATCCCGCGCTCGTTCGGCGGACCGGGCGTGGGGCTGTTCGCCTGCCGCATGAAACATGTCCGCAGCATGCCCGGCCGTCTGGTGGGCCGCGCCAAGGACGCCGAGGGGCGGCGCGGCTTCGTGCTGACCCTCTCCACACGCGAACAGCACATCCGGCGCGAGCGGGCCACCTCCAACATCTGTACCAACCAGGGGCTGTGCGCCCTGGCCGCGGCCATGTACATGGCCTCCCTCGGCCGCACCGGTTTCCGTCAACTGGCCCGCCTCAATTTCGACAAGGCCGGTTACCTGAAACATGCCCTGCAAGCCGCCGGCGCCGAACTGCCGTTCAGCGCGCCGGTCTTCAACGAATTCGTCGTCCGCTGGCCCCAGGCATCTTCGGCGCCTTACCGGCGACTGGTTGAAGCGAAGATTGTTGCCGGCCTGCCGCTGGCCCCCTATTACCCTGAATTGGCGGATCACTACCTGCTGTGCGCCACCGAGACGTGCAGCAAGGCGGGCATGGACGCTTTGGTCGAGGAGGTGACGCGATGA
- the gcvPB gene encoding aminomethyl-transferring glycine dehydrogenase subunit GcvPB, with translation MIGTTGLIFNEPLLWEMGAEGRTAFSVPDRDVPEQPLDAALAGDGPDFPDLSEPEIVRHYTRLSQWNLSVDSSMYPLGSCTMKYNPKTNERQAGLPGIADAHPLLPVALSQGLLRLMFDLERWLAEITGLDAVTLQPAAGAQGELTGMLIFHAYHAEQGRPRSKILIPDTAHGTNPASASLCGYAAVPVPSGPDGILDPETVARLMDDETAGIMVTNPNTLGLFEREIRRVAEIVHDRGGLVYADGANMNALLGVAHMGAMGVDILHLNLHKTFSTPHGGGGPGAGPVCVTRALAKFLPVPRVLEQEGGFVLSNDCPHSIGKLHAFYGNFGILVRAYSYILSLGPMLEQVSQYAVLNANYIKAGLRGDYHLPYDRPCMHECVFSDKRQLAHKVSALDIAKRLIDYGFHPPTIYFPLVVSGALMIEPTESESRETLDRFIEAMRAIAREAETDPELLHQAPRNAKVRRLDEVQAARKPCLMG, from the coding sequence ATGATCGGCACGACCGGACTGATCTTCAACGAACCGCTGCTCTGGGAGATGGGCGCCGAAGGGCGCACGGCCTTTTCCGTGCCGGACCGGGACGTGCCCGAGCAGCCGCTGGATGCGGCTTTAGCCGGCGATGGCCCCGACTTTCCGGATTTGAGCGAACCGGAAATTGTGCGCCACTACACCCGCCTGAGCCAGTGGAACCTGAGCGTGGACAGCAGCATGTACCCGCTCGGGTCGTGCACCATGAAGTACAATCCCAAGACCAACGAGCGCCAGGCCGGCCTGCCCGGCATCGCCGATGCCCATCCCCTGTTGCCGGTGGCGTTGAGCCAGGGGCTGCTGCGGCTCATGTTCGATCTGGAACGCTGGCTGGCCGAAATCACCGGTCTGGACGCCGTCACCCTGCAGCCGGCGGCCGGGGCCCAGGGGGAACTCACCGGCATGCTGATCTTTCACGCCTATCACGCAGAACAGGGCCGGCCGCGCAGCAAGATCCTGATTCCGGACACGGCCCACGGCACCAATCCGGCCAGCGCCTCCCTGTGCGGCTACGCCGCCGTGCCGGTCCCGTCCGGACCGGACGGGATTCTCGATCCCGAGACCGTGGCGCGGCTCATGGACGACGAGACCGCCGGTATCATGGTGACCAATCCCAACACCCTGGGCCTGTTCGAGCGGGAAATCCGCCGGGTGGCCGAGATCGTCCACGACCGCGGCGGCCTGGTCTATGCCGACGGCGCCAACATGAACGCCCTGCTCGGCGTGGCGCACATGGGTGCCATGGGTGTGGATATCCTGCATCTCAATCTGCACAAGACCTTCTCGACCCCGCACGGCGGCGGCGGTCCCGGCGCCGGGCCGGTGTGCGTCACCCGCGCCCTGGCCAAATTCCTGCCCGTGCCGCGGGTGCTGGAACAGGAGGGGGGGTTCGTCCTGAGCAACGACTGTCCCCATTCCATCGGCAAGTTGCACGCGTTCTATGGCAACTTCGGCATCCTGGTGCGCGCCTACAGCTACATCCTCAGCCTGGGCCCCATGCTGGAACAGGTGAGCCAGTACGCCGTGCTCAACGCCAATTACATCAAAGCCGGCCTCAGGGGCGACTACCATCTGCCCTATGACCGGCCCTGCATGCACGAATGCGTCTTCTCCGACAAGCGTCAGCTGGCCCACAAGGTATCGGCCCTGGACATCGCCAAGCGGCTCATCGATTACGGCTTTCACCCGCCCACCATCTATTTCCCCCTGGTGGTCAGCGGCGCCCTGATGATCGAGCCCACGGAAAGTGAATCCAGGGAGACCCTGGACCGCTTCATTGAGGCCATGCGGGCCATCGCCAGGGAGGCCGAAACGGACCCGGAGCTGCTTCACCAGGCGCCGCGCAACGCCAAGGTCAGGCGTCTCGATGAAGTGCAGGCGGCGCGCAAGCCGTGCCTCATGGGATAA